Within the Mugil cephalus isolate CIBA_MC_2020 chromosome 1, CIBA_Mcephalus_1.1, whole genome shotgun sequence genome, the region AATAGAAAATACTCAAAGCTCATATTAAAACACATGACATGGACATTGTCGTGAATATTAATTGGGCAGAGTTATGTAAGAAATATCAGTGCAGCGGTGCGGAGGTCAGAAAAAGTCTCTCTATGCCACTATCTTCGTCATCCCTAATATAGCACTTATTTAAGGAACATAGACAAACTTTTCAGCAAGAATTCAGAACAATCCCTTGACCTGGAAAATTCCCCCCCATAAATCTTTGAGACCAAATTAACAGATGACTGTACGGCCAATTTGCAATTTTCAAATACCCAGAACAAATAATCTAAAAAGTCATTAACTCCAGACTTTCTGCATAGTCTGCAAAGTGTGCATGTAAAGAGAGGTGTAGAACTTATctcttttaatctcttttaCCTCACTTGACTTTATGCACTATGTATGAACAGTTATGTACATGTTGCATTCCTGTCTTGTGCCCTGCTAACAAACCTCACATACCACAACATGCCATCATTCCCTTGTTCTCTTTGTCATTTCAGGACATCTTTACCCGCACCCATGTTTTCCAGGAGCACGATCAACATCTGGAGTATCCTGAAGAAATGTATCGGGCTGGTAAGGACACGCTGGTTTCCAAACACAGTTCAATTACTCTACACATGCAGAGAATGGCAGCATTGATACCATAAACACCTTTACCAGCCAAGTCAAATTCTTTGTGATTTTAGCACCAAGTCGTTGATACAgtcgtctttttttctttcaaacaggTTTTGAGTAGCTGCATTATATCTCTTATTGGCATATTGGCTATAATTTTTGGAGATATTGAAATATTACCCAGTGGGCTTTAGATGGACCTCATTTAAGACATTCAAACTGTTTCTGACAGCACAGTGTTTGCCAgtgtgaaatgatttttttgtttttcttaaaggAACTGTCCAAGATTACAATGCCCATTGCCTTCAACGAGCCTCTGAGCTTCCTGCAGAGAATCACAGAGTACATGGAACATACTTACCTCATCAACAGAGCCTGCTCGCTGTCCGACTCCATAGAGCGCATGCAGGTCAGAGACTCTAAGACTCACGTGGTTACTTTGTCACCTACTGTACAAGCTGCTTGTTTTACAGCTCCACTCACACTTCAGAAATAGCAGCCTTAACATTTTTCATTAGacttaacataaataaatcctgtgcgtttgttttttttttcaaacttcttACTATtgcattatttgttttgttttgtttttttgttcgtATATTGTCAATTTAGAGTAAAAAGCACATCTTATCTTATGTGGAACTAATGCAACTAATTTACCAAACGCAGGCCCACAAATAAATAGTGAAAGTGTTTGTTTAGAGAGTTTGTTGAGTACTCTAAAACAGAGCTGAATTTATGTATAAGGATTTAGTTGCTGCAACACTTTTAGTTAAAAGTGAAAACTGTTGGAGCCTAAACAATCAGGATTAGACACGTCAAAAGCCTCGGGTGCCATAAACTGAGGCTATATGCGCAGTGGCGcacgtctttctctctctctctctctctctcactaaTCACTGTCCATTAAccctgaaaaatgtcaaaagatCAATTTTTTTGGGCACGGAGGTCGACATTAGATCGATTGAGTTCCACTATATTTATCCAGTGAAACGACTTAAATGAAAACGTAGACACAGATGCAGCCCATCAGTGATACTGAGCTCAATGATAGAAACACATGTTACACACACGCTAACATGGTCCTGTACTCGTTGGTCTTCAGGCAGTAGCTGCTTTTGCTGTGTCAGCAGTTGCTTCCCAGTGGGACAGAACTGGAAAACCCTTCAACCCTCTGCTGGGAGAGACTTATGAACTCACCAGGTGCGCACATGGACATgcatactgtttttttgtttgtatgtttttgtgaggacattctAGTAACTGGTAACTTACTCCCCTACAGAGAGGACCAGGGTTTCCGGCTGGTATCAGAGCAGGTATCCCATCATCCTCCAGTCAGTGCCTTCCATGCAGAGAGCTTGACCGGGGACTTCGTGTTTCATGGCTCCATCTATCCTAAACTCAAATTCTGGGGCAAGAGCGTTGAGGCAGAGCCCAGAGGGACTATCACACTAGAACTACTCAAGTAtgtcaataaatgttttgtctttatgtcGTATTGTTGTCTAAAATaagtttctctgtctttctgtcttttacgTTCCCCCGTCATATTTACGttttgctctcctcctctgctgcaggcTCAATGAGACATACACATGGAGCAACCCTTACTGCTGTGTACACAATATCATCCTGGGTAAACTATGGATAGAACAGTATGGCACAGTGGAAATACTCAACCATAGGTAAATATGCATGCACTGCTCCTCTTGTGATGATTACAGAGAAcatctctcactctctctctcttcccatatatatatgtatatatatatatacgcacacacacatatatgtcaACTTTCACCTGTAGCTTTGAATAACTTGTTTTGCTACCCTGTTAGTAGCATAAAGACTTATTCATTCAGAAAGGACTGAATGACGCGTTTCTGTGGTTGTTAGTTATTGGCCCTGTAAACATATCCTTAATCCAAAAACAAGACTATGTGTGTGAAAAGCTTGACTTCAATTTCCAAGGTTGTAAAACTAATAATGGACTAAAAATTCATGAGTGTTGGCGTTTCCTGGTGCTCAGATTAGACATTTGACTTTTCCCTGAAGAACAAACTAAACCACAGCCAAATTGGAATGAATCACAGTAAAGCAGACAGATGTGATGCGTGTCAACCAGTGAGCTGTTCAGTAGTCCTGCCTTGAGCCATCTTTAACTCCGTATCAGTGTTTACTGATCATTTAGACTGCAGCTTGTTTGCTCTCTCTGTGGCCTCTCAAACAACCTCTCTGTGAACCTTTATTTGTCCAGAGAAGTTCTACGTAGCTTGTGTTGtccctctttcttctttgctctaTACACAGTTAAGTGTTGCTCTGATTGGATACACACGAATAAACAGGGTTTGAACATACATCTATTATATGAACTCAGTAAAGCTTTTCATCATTTACGTTCAGTTCGGCATCATTTATAACCATTGTGCTGCTGAAAGGCTAGGCTAACAGaaccttctttccttttttccctgcAGCACTGGAGACAAGTGCGTGTTGACTTTCAAGCCGTGTGGGATGTTTGGCAAAGAGCTGCACAAAGTGGAGGGATACATCCAGGACAAGAGGTTTGAGTTCTCTCATATTGCCACAGTATTAAtgtgccattttttaaaataagttttacattttttttctaaagctgttaTAGTAACAGTTTTTTTCCTGTCCACCATTCTCTCTATCCATTCATCCTTCACCCATGTCTTGTTTTTTACTTGGACCCTCTTTTGCTCTTTCCTGTTATTCTTCTTCATAATACAaattcctctttcttcttcaccgttgtttcttctttcttgtttcctcatgtttaccctctttcccttttcttcttctttcttttcctcttccaccATCCGATCTGTTTTTCACTCCTTCCAGTAAAAAGAAGATCTGCGTCATATATGGAAAGTGGACTGAGTGCATGTGGAGTGTCGACCCTCAGACCTATGAAGCCCACAAGAAGtcagagaagaaaggagacaacaaaaagcataaaaatgtgAGAACGTGTGTGAATTGCTCTCTGAAGTTTCCAAAGCCTGCTGAAGTTTCTTTTAGCAGATCTTATAGATTTATGTTGCctttatttcacttcatttgtttgtttcctatCTACCTTGATTTCCTGTTGCTGTCCACAGCCCTCTGTGTGGTCTTTACCAGGTAAACCAACATGGTTTAGATGGGCGctgatgtttctgctttagtctgCTCATTTAATTGTAGCACAATACATGTTAAATGCACTTATAGTTGATTTCAGAGGTTTACATACACTTTAGCCAAATAATAGTTAAACATTTTCACAATTCCTGATGTTTAATCTTGGTAAACTTTAACTTTTCGTGTAGCCTTCAGCAAGATTCTTAGAATATGTTTCAGAAATGCATTGCTCCAGATGGAGCTAGTGTAGCTGAATCAGTTTTGTAGACCTCCTTGTCCACGTGTGCTTTCCAAATTTTCTACTGGACTGAGGTCAAGGTTTTGTGATCACTCCAGTACCACGACTTTCTTCTACCAATTCCATTTTGTGACAAATTTGGTGAACCCCCTTGGATCCAGGTTTAACTTACTGGCTGATGTCTTGAGGTGTTGGGTCAGTATGGTTAAATGATACGATTGGAATTCACTTTTAAAGACATCAGCCAGAGTGTGTGTGAACCTCCGAGCTCAACTGTAGCTTCGACATTGACCATGTCAGAAACTGTGATATAGAAGGTGACTGTAACCCACCCCATAATATTTTTGTCCAATAGTTTCACTATGTCAGTAGTTACAATGAGTTCATCATTTCCAGGATGAGCTGGAGAGAGCAGAGAACGATGAAGCAGATGACATGCCCGAAGTCCAAGAGACGGTGTGTGTGGTACCAGGCAGCACTCTGTTGTGGAGGATAGACTCCAGACCGGCACTCTCCTCCACGGTATTACAATAAAAATCATGAACGCATGCAAGGCTGCCTTCAGCAAATGCACACTCACAAGTGGAAACCACACACCTTGGAACAAATCAGTCAGTGCTGTTGAAATAGAGATTATGTTTGTTCTGTATCACCTGAAAATACCCGCGGTGGTTACAAACCTGTAGTTGAACAAACAAAGAATCAGGTGATACGCTGCTGTTATCATATTATTTTCTGAACATGATGCTGATTATGTTCGGTGACAAAGCAGATTTGATACATTCCAGATAAATGTGCCAACATCAGCGGGCCATacttctacacacacatacacacacatactaagAAGCCCCTatcccttctcttctctctccagatGTACAACTTCACGAACTTTGCGATGAGTCTCAATGAGCTGGAGCCTGGCATGGACACCACCTTACCTCAGACCGACTGCCGCTTCAGGCCTGATATCAGAGCCATGGAGAATGGCAACATGGGTAATTTGagtgttttgtgtatttctttacGATAAGGTgatgctgccacctgctggatgCCTGTTAGAAGTGTCTAGCATTGTCCATGAAATAGGAAAGCAATTtaaccacattaaaaccacttcatTCACAAATGGCTTCACCTACTGACTCTTTGACTCTTGTTCTCATGCAGACGAGGCCAgtaaggagaaggagagactggaggagaaacagagagctGCCAGAAAAGAGAGAGCCAAGAATGAGGAGGAGTGGTCTCCTAGGTAACAAACAATTACACGTGCACATTAACCTTCCCCTCCGGTATTGACTTCAGTTGGGTTAGACATACAAATGTTTCATCACTATTTGAGCTATCGGCAAGAGAGTGACACTGATACTCACTTCAActatcctgtttttttgttttttaaatagtctaatatttacatttacatggttTATCACGTTAACCAAATATTATGttcacatttgacattttagcAAATGCACCTATTTGCTTTGTCACTGAGAGTACCTCTCTCGTTCTGTTCAtgtaacatgaagctgactgacaGTGTCATAAtaggcagagaagaagaacagagctGAACGCTAGGCCTGGTGCAGGGTTTACAGCCACACTTTTGCATATGCCAGAGGAAGCTCATGCCCATGCACGTCTGCCTCCCTGACTGAAGACACTGTGTCTGTTGAGGCTAACGCTCGCCAAAGTTAGATCGATTgatgtgattgattgatttgtaAAATAGTTGCACTGAGAACTACATcatgaataaaactaaataacagcACGTGCTTGCACAAAGAGGTTGCCATGTCGTGTTGGATTGTCACCTGTCAACATATGTATCTAGTTGTTAATTCCacaaatgtatataaatatggactatgCCTCCCTACTTGCTTTGGTTACTGGCTTTTGGTCCCGTTGTCCATGTTTAACAGTCTATTAACATGGCTACTAGAGGTTAAGGTGATATTACACACTGTTCCTCAAGACTGTTGCATTGATGGTGAGCACAGGTTCAGAATAATATGCACATGTTAATAATGCCTTTGTAGTTGCTGAGGTCATCAAAAGACTTTTGATTTGTCTTGACTTGCTGGACAATGTTAaagaacataaaataattataataaaagaatggaaaaaaataataaagttgcaaatgtaaaaatgaaactgaataaataatcataGCAGTAAGTAACCAAGAAAGAGGTAGAGCAAATCAAACAGATGCGTCAGAAAATAGCAGGTTTAATAAATGAAAGGGTACATAATAAGAAGCTAACTACACAATAAGCTAATGATTTAAAAAGATTCTTAAATCATGAGAAAGCTCTGCAGACGTGTAATCGGTGTTTATGTTGTAGGTGGTTCCAGATGGGTCCCAGCCCGTACACTGGAGCTCAGGGGTGGATGTACACTGGTGGCTACTTCAGTAGGAACTACCAGGACCTGCCTGATATCTACTGATGACCTGCTAgccttcaccctcctcctcttccacatcTGTAacctgcaaagatctgcctgTCTTGAATCGGAGAGAAACGAAAAGAACCTCACCTTAACTCTCATCTTCATCTCCcagcctccaccaccatcttTAAAAGGTGACTCACTGGTGTCTAGTGAGTCTTCTGATGATTTTATCGCCTTGGAAATGATACACCATCTGTCACATCAGCCTTACTTTCAGCATCTTGTGTGATTTTGTCACCTCATGACCAGCAAACGTCCCAACGCCGTTTAGAGCACAATAACCATGTAATTCCTGGCAGAGGGTTGGTAGCAGTTAACGGTCCTCAAACTCACAGCTCCAGTCTGAATGTTTAACATCTAAGAAATCAAACTCTTTTCTCCGAGAAAACTGCTGCCTTCATCCAAGGGCAGCCAAATTTACAGAACTGACATGTGtcataaatggataaataagagtaaaaacaagaaataataatcacagCGATGGGTTTGTGGACACGGATGGACACCCAGTCGACGGAGAAATCAGGGATGTGAATGCTCCTTTGACTGAAGACGGACACTGAGGAGACTTTTTCTTTATAGGAAACTTTTAAAGACTATCACTCTAAACAATTATAGGTGACATATTACTCTTTGAGGAACCAGTTCATATATACTTGGCTAAATTGGTAAAGAAACATGCATGAACTCATTACTGTCCTCACATCATAAAACATTTAGCATCCGCTGTTACTCACCAATTAAACTTCTAGTCCTGGTTTATGTATTGAAATAAATCACGACAGCTAGTAAAAAAAATTGATGTTTCCTCAAAAGCAGAGCAGAGTGTGCAGCATGAGTGGGAccaaacctggaaaaaaaactgtaatagatggaaacagaaaatatcTGAGCTGTTGTCCTCATAGAAATCCAACTGTGCCGTCTTAACAATGGGCCCAAAGCTCCAGCATGTGTGGAAGAACAACTATCAGTGGAACTGCCAGCAGAAAATACATCTATATACGTCAACAGTGCTTGTGCACGTTGGTAAAACTGCTGATGTTTATCGATAATCAAAGAGGCTTCACACAAGTGCAGAGGTCagatttatgttttgttgtttttttttttacccttcaATTTatacttcctttctttttctccccgtTTACCAAGCGAGGATTAAAGGGTAAAGCCTTGTGCATGTCCATTCCTGCAGCGTTAAGAGGCCTTCAGTGGCTTTGACAAGCTTGGCCTTACCTCCATCTGCTTTGAGTaacataaagttaaaaaaagaaaaaaagaaacagtaaatGGAGCAAACCTGTGCATTCAGTCTCTAAgtaaatgtgcacaaacactTAAAGCCATATTGATTCCAGTGTGATtgagaattaaaaaacatgaaccTCAAAGATTTACACCTTTATTAACCTCACTACCACAGTAGCACGATTAAAGCCACTAACTCATTCAGTTGGTGTAATGTATTGTACCACGCAGACATAGATAGACTGCACACTTGGTGGACTGATGGATGATTACTGATCATGATTACGTGATTACCAGACACAATCCCAGGGGTCTGAGAGGTGACCTGTAAAACACCGctaacagaaacaaaactacaTAAGAATCAGAGTGACTGCAGAGAAGCAGACCACGGCGTGATGAAAATGTCCACTGCAGAGTTACAATGAAGGTAGTCATTACCAGCCGGTGCCCAGGGCCTCACTGTTTCCTCCACCACACAGtttactgagaagaaaaaaacttctCCAACGAATGTTAGCACAAAGGAAGGGATAGTTCACATTCTTCCCAGGTGATGGAGCTTGATGTAGACGATGTTATGGGCAATGTGTCTTTCCTCAAAAAACTGACCCCATCCCAGTCCTCCCAGCAGATATCCATTTCCATTCATTACACCTGAGCAGGACTCATTCCTTTTGGGGGACGAAGACATGAAGTGTCTGTAAATCTGGAGCGGGAGAAGATTAGATGATAGGCGGTGAGAGATTTTACTTTGAGTTTATGTCACATAACAGATCTGAACGTTCCTTTGCTCTCAGAGTCAAATAAGTAAATGATCATTTCATCTGTTGCTTTGCTCTTGCTATGGTTTCTGTTTGCACTGGTGAAAATGAGACGTTCTGACACGAACACCTCCTCAAGGTTTCACTTAATGAAGTCAAATCCTCTCCAGTGCTCGTGCGGAAACAACGGAGGACGTCCAGATTTTTCACCAGTGCATTCGAGAGTCATGTTCACAAAACCAACTCTATGCAATGTTTGCACCTCAACGTAAGCTGCGTTTGTCTGATGTGTTACAGTCGCTATACATTCCCCTCACACACCGACGCATCCCCAGCTCTGCAGCTTCTCTCAATATTAGtcttgtagtttattttaatatttttcagatatttgagaacaaaacaaaacaaaacaaaaaataaatcactcatCGAGCTACTTGGCACTACATCTGGCCACGTTGGCACATCTTCCTTCGTTTGTTTAAAAGTGTGAGTCCATGTCATGATTCGTGCCTGgatttgtcatttttgctttcttttctttctttttttttattcatgtgttgtTATTTATGAGGTTTTATGAACAACttcagttgtctttttttcccacttacgtagctaaaacatttttcactATTTTACTTCTAGATCAGAACAGGTTTTAAGATGAGGGCTTGCGGAAGCTCCAGCTGAACACTTGCACTGGCTCATTTGACCAGCTAGGACAGGGTGCTGGAAGGCAGGCCGTCTTTTCCACCATGGAGTCCGCTCAGCTGCTcacattcacaaataaaacccaGAATGTAATTACTTTCCTGGCTGCAAATTCAGAGTTTTGTGTTCTTAAAAACCTATTCTACCAACACTACTCCAGCTGCACTGTCACACGACAATGAAACGACCGCTGGTCAAATGCCACAGCTATAAATGAATCTAAGGAAGAACAACAGGCGGTAATATTTCTGACTGTTGAGCTGACTGAATGGTTCAAGCAGCTAGTAAACATTCACCAGTTACTAACGCTCTGTCACTTAACCAGCTCTTAGTTTTATGTTGCTTCGTGTGCCGCCTTTCTATTACAAATGTCTTCTGTTGGAATTTTGTGTCATGTGGTTGTCGAtgttgtatgtgtgtacaaGTGTTTCACAGAGGTAATCGCAAGCAAGATGGCATATTATTTTGTgcaattgatttatttttatagtatTTAAACAGTCGTTTGGTGAGAACATTGTAccagatgttttatttagagGTGGGGAACTGTGAGGGCTCGTATCCATACTGTGGACAGCTTAATGAATGGGGGAAATGTCTACTAATAAAAATCCTAATTTCAGCTTTTGGCCACGTCTCCTTCATTTTGAAATAAAGGGTTGAACACTGGACCTGTTTAAACATTATATTGTTAGCTAATAGTATAATTGTCTAAATCATATTTAaacgtttttggaaaacaaggaaaaaaacagaatttttagtagcacattggtatttttaccAAAAGTCAAACAATGACTTGGGCAATTACACTATTAGCATAATAGCTATTAGCTCCTTCCCCATTAATGTTATGGAATTAATGGGTAAGGAGGGTATCAGTCGTTTGGTTTAGACTGCTTTTGGAAAGGGATGAGATGAAAACAGAGGGTTATAGAGGGATTTTTCTTAAAGTATGTTTACTACAGCTGGGGAGTCCAGGGGTAAAGCATGTCACATGATCAGACTGTATCCCTTCAAACCAAGTCTGCTATTCTGAGCTATGTAAATACATTTGGTTCACTTATTTATTGTGTAAACAAATCAGGCACGTCATTTTAGAATATGCAGCCTATATGTATACACCAGGCGTAACATTAAGGCCACTGATAGTAAGAAGGGTCTGTGTTCTCAGTGGCCAGCAGCCTGGATGGGTGGGACTGGAATGGTGAATTCATGGCACCAGTGTATCTGATGAATAATGCACTTTGAAGATGAATGCGTGATTTGATGTGATGTACTCATGTTCAGTACCTTCCCTCTGGGAAGATAATtttagaaaaatgaatgaaaaacatttacaaaaaaaaacaaaaacaaaacattgataGTGTACATGTGAGGATACATTAGAATGAATAATATTCCTACAGTGCATGGTCAGATAGTTGAAGCAAGGTTTTgtaaacacaagaaataaaatcaaaatgacaGCTTTCTAACAAAgatacaaatgaaaaactaaaagaagagCATACACAAaggtttttatgtatttgtcttttatttatttttcctgattGAAATGTAAGGTCATAATTTGTCATTCATCACATTACATGGCATGATGCACCAGGTCTACTACACCCATTTACAGGAGGAATACACGGAAACATACACAAGGTTTTACAATGGGGAAACAGGAAGTTTAGCTCATTGCACTTACAACAGTGAATGGAACACTTTCATTTTTAGGCTCTCGACatttttc harbors:
- the LOC125013527 gene encoding oxysterol-binding protein-related protein 2-like gives rise to the protein MSNEDEFYDAVTGLDSDESYEGVSEASFKDAQVSDSSRQKNNGSVPQANGIKKHRTSLPAPMFSRSTINIWSILKKCIGLELSKITMPIAFNEPLSFLQRITEYMEHTYLINRACSLSDSIERMQAVAAFAVSAVASQWDRTGKPFNPLLGETYELTREDQGFRLVSEQVSHHPPVSAFHAESLTGDFVFHGSIYPKLKFWGKSVEAEPRGTITLELLKLNETYTWSNPYCCVHNIILGKLWIEQYGTVEILNHSTGDKCVLTFKPCGMFGKELHKVEGYIQDKSKKKICVIYGKWTECMWSVDPQTYEAHKKSEKKGDNKKHKNDELERAENDEADDMPEVQETVCVVPGSTLLWRIDSRPALSSTMYNFTNFAMSLNELEPGMDTTLPQTDCRFRPDIRAMENGNMDEASKEKERLEEKQRAARKERAKNEEEWSPRWFQMGPSPYTGAQGWMYTGGYFSRNYQDLPDIY